Genomic segment of Paenibacillus polymyxa:
CTTGGCGTTCATCATGTCGACAAAAGCCTGCTCAGACCCTGCAATTTTCTCAGCCATCGCCACAGAAGCGTCGTTGCCGGAAGCCATCGCGATTCCCTTCAGCATCTCATCGACCGTCATTTCTTCTCCCGGCTCCAAGAAAATTTGCGAGCCCCCCATTGAAGATGCATATTCGCTGGCACGAACTTTATCGGTCAGCTTAAGCTTGCCATCCTGAATGGCCTCCATGGTCAGCAACATCGTCATAATCTTGGTGATGCTCGCTGGAGGAAGCTTTTCACGACTGTTTTTTTCATAGATGACTGTGCCCGTATCTGCATCCATCAGGATCGCCGAGAGAGCCTGGGGAGCTAGCTCAGCCGCTGATCCCTCTTTGGTTTTGCTTTCAGGTATGCTTTCTTCGGCCCAACCGCCGACAGGGACGGCAGTCAAGGCTACCAGGCAAGCCAGGATGAACGCCACCACTTTTTTCTTCACAATCGGTTCCCTCCTCAACATATTGGCGTAAAGCACCGGAGCCCATTTACTTAACCCTCCGGCCTATTCGCGTGCTGCTAACCATTGTCGTCAGAATGAAAGAAAAATATTCCATATGGACAAAAACATCAAATAGCACCAAGCTGAGTCAGCATGGTGCGCATTTTCCAATATATAAAACGACAGAACATCTATCGTCTGTGAAATAATGGTTTAAATTCGGCTTACGGTGAGATATGTGATACCGCCACCCGGTAAAATATCCATTGTATTTTGACTAAACACCCGTATATCAATAAAAGAATTCGCTTCCAGTCTAAGTTCCATTGCTCCACTCAATGCACTATAGTTCAGTCCGCCGATAACCCTATCATCGAGATAGGCATAGGCGGAGCTCCCGGCAAGCTGCTCATCATTCAGGTGAAGTGCCAGCCGTGTGCGATTACCATCCACTTGAGGATCGGTCGAAATGTAGACTTGTATTCTGTATTTCCCAGCTCGCTTGGCTCGCCATCGGCTATTCGCCGCGTCGAATTCAATCAGCTCATCATGGTTGATTTGATTGAACTTTACCTTCTGCCAGCTACCTGCGGGGAGATTTTGCCTTGCTCCCAGGTAGGCTTTAACAAAGGTTTCGTCCAAATGCTCAATTCCGTTGTTCGAGTATTTCTCGACCAGCAGCAAAGCCTGCCCTGTCCCATTGTTCTCGTCATAACGATTATTGCTATAGCTAAAATCCAAATGTGAGCGAAGTGTCACCTGCTGTGTGGAAGAGCTGCCAGAGAAAGAAATAAGCTGCTTTAGATTACGGGGATACCCTCCCACCTCGTCCACCAAAACTTTTTTGCCAATGACCACATCCACAAAATAGTTACATACGGATTGGGTGCCATCGAATTTGTCCGCTATCGCTAAAATGGAGTCACGCAAGGCCACATTTTTCGTTTCTTTGGTAGCACCAATTTGAATAAAAGAAGGCACTGTCATCTTATGCTCTCTGCTTAGTCCCTCAAACCAGCAACCTATAAATTCAGCGTTCATAAAATCATTAATTAGAATGGGAATATCATTGGAACTCCCATCCTTAATGTGCTGGCTAGCCAAAAATCTGGCTCCGTTGGAGCTGTTCAGATCCAATGCCGTATCGTTCCCCAATGTAAAAAGCGCTATGCTAGTAAACTGTGAACTTCTATTCTGTAAGTGAATCCCTGTTTTATTGTAATTAATCTCCGTGCATTTAAATAAATTCACATCACTTTCGTAGCCCCAAAAAGCCGTTTCAAAATGCTCAATTAGGACGTTATCTAGGGCAACTCCGCCCCCCTTCCAATCCTGAATACCTAAAGTACCTTTCCCATAATATCCACGCTTCACGGACTGCGAAAACGGATTATTTAATGTGGATCTGTCAGCCCCCTCGTACCGGATCGATAAGTCATGAAACTGCACATTTTGATATCCGCTAAACGAAGGTAGACTTTCATCTCCAATTTGAAAACAAGGACCCGTACCATAATATTCAATCGACGTAACACCTTTGCCTTGTCGGTATCTGCCCTTATGAATGCCAAAAATGCGTACACCCTGCTTGCGAATCTGTAGGGTAGAGGTTATTTTGTATCGTCCACTGGGGATGTGAAGAATGGAATAATCGGGGGTCTTATTAATCAACTCCTGCAAAGCTGCCGTGTCATCCTGAATACCATCACCAGCAGCTCCAAACCAACTTACGTTTACACTGCGTTCAATGAATTCTTTTTCAATGGTTTTAAAATTTTCATTTAATTGCTGCGGCGTTAAGTCTTTGCCTGTACCACTCAAATTCAACTTCAAACGGTCTGTAAAATGATCCTCCACCCGAACACCCCCATGTTTAAAAACGTAATAAGTTCCTTTTTAACCAAGCCGAAGAATTCTTCATTTTCTTAGCATGGACTGAGTATATGCACAACAGGGCTTGCTCTAGGCTTGAGAAAAATGAAAATAAATATTTTATTATTATTGTACAAGAAGATACGTTTTGTATATTATAGATACATAATGTATCTAGGTGGTGAAATCGTGAAACATGTACTTACAGTAGCTGGTTTACTGGCTTTTTCGATTCCTTATGCTTGTCAGGGTTTGTCCCCCAGAGTTATCACGATTTCCCTGCTTATCCTGTTGTTCAGCTATACCATGCTACTACCTTCACTCAAGTCATTGATCGCAACCTTAGTCGACAATCCGTTGCTGACTTTACTCATGCTGTACATCGCTGCCTCCTGTTTATGGGCTGAACAAGAGCAGACCTCTTCCTTGCTGATGGTTCTCAAATTTCTTGCCTTCTCTACCTTTGGACTCTATTTGGTCACCCATTATACAACACAAGGCTGCATTCGTCTCTTAGTCGTTACGTTAAGTATTTTGAGCATACTCAATCTACTCGCCGTTTTGCTCGTTCCCTCCTTTGCTATTCATGGTGGCGTAGAACATACTGGGCTATGGAAGGGCATCTCTGGTCATAAAAATACACTTGGAACTCTCTCTCTGTTAAGTTTTGTTTCACATGTTATTTACTTTTTCAGGGGTAAACATAAAGTTTTGCATATTGGCTTCATCTTACTCAATGCCTTATTGCTCATCGAGTGCCAATCTACCACCTCTTTGGTGCTGACATCTTCGCTCTTCGTATTTATATTGTTTATATTGCTATTCAAGAGAATCCGAAGCATTGCATTACGCGGTTTCTTCATTAGCTGTTCCTGCTTGTTCGTTCTTTTGGGTTTGGTATTCATCTTTACTTATGGAGATGCGATTGCGTCGGAATTTGGAAAAACAACGACCTTAACTGGAAGAACGGAAATCTGGCAGGGGATTGGTGGTGCTATTCAGAGCCATTACTGGTTCGGACATGGTTACGGCTCCTACTGGGCAGCCCGGCCCAGTATCTATGCGAATGGAATTCGATTTGATCTGACAAGCAGCCATAGCGGTTTCCGAGATCTGTGGATCGATGTGGGCCTTACAGGACTACTGGCAACCATTACACTCGCCATAACCACTTTATTTAAATTCAGAATTGGTAAAGCAGATATGTATACATGGCTGACAGCAGCAGTTTTTTTCCTTTTTATCGTATTGAACAATATAACGGACAGCCGTTTCCTGAACTCGCTATCTATTTACTGGATTATTTTTATGGTTATTGTGATCAAGGTGCAAGAACGACATAAACTGGCTGTAGCAGAAAAAGCGAATTCAACTGCATTGAGCACACAGCCTCTTCATTAGGAGATCATACTCAGCTCAACCGCTGTATGTGAAAAAGAACCCCGTACCCACGCCAACAAAAGGCGTTCGGATACGGGGTTCTTGGGATATATGTCCACCGCTTCGGTTGAACATGATCCCCAATCTACATTTGTGGAATAATCGCTAGCACAAGTTTTAAAAATTGCTCACGTACCTTCTCTGCCGTCTCCATCACTTCACCATGGGACAAAGGTTGATCCAGAATGCCTGCAGCCATATTCGTGATACAGGAGAAGCCCAGTACCTCAATACCTGCATGACGGGCTACAATAACCTCAGATACGGTCGACATACCCACCGCATCTGCGCCCAGTGTACGCAGCATAACGATTTCAGCAGGCGTTTCATAGTTAGGGCCCAGCAATCCAGCATATACACCTTCTTGCAGGCTGAAGCCCTGTTGGTTAGCCGTTTGCTTGGCAATTTCACGCAAGCGGCGGCTGTACGCCTCCGACATGTCTGGAAAACGAACGCCCAGACCGGCATCGTTCGGTCCGATCAGCGGATTTTGTCCTGTCAGATTAAGATGATCCGAGATGACCATCAGATCGCCTGCTTCGTAGGAAGTATTTACACCACCTGCTGCATTCGTCACCAGCAGACTTTGAATCCCCAATTGCTTCATCACCCGAACTGGGAAAGCCGTCAGTTGTGGGCCATAGCCCTCATACATATGGAAGCGCCCTTTCATCATGACGACAGCGCGACCTTCAATCGTGCCTAACAGTAATTCTCCCTCATGACCTTCTACCGTCGATACAGGAAAATGGGGAATATCCTGATAAGGAATACTAACTCCATCCTGAATTAAATCGGCCAGAATACCGAGACCCGATCCCAGAATAAGACCAATCTCTGGACGTATTCCGCTTTTGGCACGGATATATTCTGCTGCTTCCTGAATTGTAGCTTGGTTGGCTGTTGACATTAATATCTCTCCTGACTTGTACAATCGTAAAGTTATAGTCATAAACACATTTTCTATGAAAGTAAAGTATCGTTACGTTCGATCTTTGCTTTCATGAGAAGTGCGGTTGCCGCCGTGCGGGTGATGCTTTTCATATACTTCCTTCATATTCCGTCTTGCCGTCTGCGCATATACCTGCGTCGTTGACAGATCAGCATGACCCAGCATTTCCTGTACAGAGCGTAAGTCCGCTCCGCCCTCCAGCATATGTACCGCAAAGGAATGCCGCAGCGTGTGGGGCTTGATATCCTCGCTTATGCCTGCTTCCTGGCCGTACTTCTTAATCATTTTCCAGAAGCCCTGTCTACTGAGACGCTGTCCAGATACGTTCAGGAACATGGCTTCCTGCTCTACCTGAGCTTCTTCACCCTGCCCGGATCTCAGCAATAATAGACGCTGCTCATCCATGTAGGCTTGTGCCCACTGTGATGCCTCACGGCTGATCGGTACAACACGCTCCTTGCCTGCCTCGCCGCCACAGTGCACAAAGCGCAGATCGGTGCGCACATCACGCACGTTAAGGGCAATCAGCTCCGATACGCGAATGCCCGTCGCATATAACAACTCCAGCATCGCCTTGTCTCGCACCCCTTGCGGGACAGTCACATCTGGCGCGGCCAGCAAACGCTCTACCTCATCCTGCGTTAGCACCGAGGGCTTCTTTTTAGTCGCTTTAGGCAACTCCAGCAGAACGGACGGATCATGGATCGTAATTCCCTCCCGAATAAGAAAATGAAAAAAGGAGCGAATGGAGGCGACGCTACGTGATATCGTCGCCGCAGCTTTTCCCTGTTCCTTCAAATGGCCCAAATACAGTACCAGATGTGACCGTTGGACATTATCCGGCTGCTCAATACCACAGCTTTCTGCGAACTCGACAAACTGCTGTACGTCTCGTTGATACGCTTCCAAAGTGCTGCGCGACAAACCCTTTTCCTCTTCCATATATTGAGCGAAAGGTTGAATGTACATTTTCATGAGTTCCAAAAGTCTCCTTGTTCTGCATACAGCGGTTCAGTCTCAGCGTCTGCTTCTTCGTGTGCTGCCTTCATTTCATAAGCTCATCAAGACCGATTACTTAGACTATTCACCATACCAGTAAAAGAAACGTAAACGTTCCAACACTGCTATTCGATGCTCGGACCCTTCATTTACTTTTTGTCCGCCAA
This window contains:
- a CDS encoding purine-nucleoside phosphorylase, with the translated sequence MSTANQATIQEAAEYIRAKSGIRPEIGLILGSGLGILADLIQDGVSIPYQDIPHFPVSTVEGHEGELLLGTIEGRAVVMMKGRFHMYEGYGPQLTAFPVRVMKQLGIQSLLVTNAAGGVNTSYEAGDLMVISDHLNLTGQNPLIGPNDAGLGVRFPDMSEAYSRRLREIAKQTANQQGFSLQEGVYAGLLGPNYETPAEIVMLRTLGADAVGMSTVSEVIVARHAGIEVLGFSCITNMAAGILDQPLSHGEVMETAEKVREQFLKLVLAIIPQM
- a CDS encoding glycosyl hydrolase family 28-related protein; translation: MEDHFTDRLKLNLSGTGKDLTPQQLNENFKTIEKEFIERSVNVSWFGAAGDGIQDDTAALQELINKTPDYSILHIPSGRYKITSTLQIRKQGVRIFGIHKGRYRQGKGVTSIEYYGTGPCFQIGDESLPSFSGYQNVQFHDLSIRYEGADRSTLNNPFSQSVKRGYYGKGTLGIQDWKGGGVALDNVLIEHFETAFWGYESDVNLFKCTEINYNKTGIHLQNRSSQFTSIALFTLGNDTALDLNSSNGARFLASQHIKDGSSNDIPILINDFMNAEFIGCWFEGLSREHKMTVPSFIQIGATKETKNVALRDSILAIADKFDGTQSVCNYFVDVVIGKKVLVDEVGGYPRNLKQLISFSGSSSTQQVTLRSHLDFSYSNNRYDENNGTGQALLLVEKYSNNGIEHLDETFVKAYLGARQNLPAGSWQKVKFNQINHDELIEFDAANSRWRAKRAGKYRIQVYISTDPQVDGNRTRLALHLNDEQLAGSSAYAYLDDRVIGGLNYSALSGAMELRLEANSFIDIRVFSQNTMDILPGGGITYLTVSRI
- a CDS encoding O-antigen ligase family protein, producing MKHVLTVAGLLAFSIPYACQGLSPRVITISLLILLFSYTMLLPSLKSLIATLVDNPLLTLLMLYIAASCLWAEQEQTSSLLMVLKFLAFSTFGLYLVTHYTTQGCIRLLVVTLSILSILNLLAVLLVPSFAIHGGVEHTGLWKGISGHKNTLGTLSLLSFVSHVIYFFRGKHKVLHIGFILLNALLLIECQSTTSLVLTSSLFVFILFILLFKRIRSIALRGFFISCSCLFVLLGLVFIFTYGDAIASEFGKTTTLTGRTEIWQGIGGAIQSHYWFGHGYGSYWAARPSIYANGIRFDLTSSHSGFRDLWIDVGLTGLLATITLAITTLFKFRIGKADMYTWLTAAVFFLFIVLNNITDSRFLNSLSIYWIIFMVIVIKVQERHKLAVAEKANSTALSTQPLH
- the xerD gene encoding site-specific tyrosine recombinase XerD, whose amino-acid sequence is MKMYIQPFAQYMEEEKGLSRSTLEAYQRDVQQFVEFAESCGIEQPDNVQRSHLVLYLGHLKEQGKAAATISRSVASIRSFFHFLIREGITIHDPSVLLELPKATKKKPSVLTQDEVERLLAAPDVTVPQGVRDKAMLELLYATGIRVSELIALNVRDVRTDLRFVHCGGEAGKERVVPISREASQWAQAYMDEQRLLLLRSGQGEEAQVEQEAMFLNVSGQRLSRQGFWKMIKKYGQEAGISEDIKPHTLRHSFAVHMLEGGADLRSVQEMLGHADLSTTQVYAQTARRNMKEVYEKHHPHGGNRTSHESKDRT